One Amycolatopsis thermophila DNA segment encodes these proteins:
- a CDS encoding YggT family protein: protein MDAVRLVLYYVLFVFWLLLTARVVVELVRAFARDWRPAGGVAVTLETIYTVTDPPVRVVRRIIPMVRVGGVGLDLSIMVLLLVVFILMQLALPG, encoded by the coding sequence GTGGATGCGGTCCGGCTAGTCCTCTACTACGTGCTGTTCGTCTTTTGGCTGCTGCTCACAGCGCGTGTCGTGGTGGAGCTCGTGCGTGCCTTCGCACGCGATTGGCGCCCCGCCGGCGGGGTTGCGGTGACGCTGGAGACCATCTACACAGTGACCGATCCTCCGGTCCGCGTGGTGCGGAGGATCATTCCGATGGTTCGCGTTGGCGGCGTCGGACTGGACTTATCGATTATGGTGCTGCTGTTGGTTGTGTTCATACTGATGCAACTGGCGCTTCCCGGGTGA